The following proteins are encoded in a genomic region of Gossypium hirsutum isolate 1008001.06 chromosome D05, Gossypium_hirsutum_v2.1, whole genome shotgun sequence:
- the LOC121217803 gene encoding E3 ubiquitin-protein ligase MBR2: MGQIRNVLDLMRRGENLRFEDVMILDQSVFLGVADIHDRHRDMRLDVDNMSYEELLALEERIGNVSTGLSEEAILNRLKRQKYSSTPGAQSEAEPCCICQEEYNDGENLGTLECGHNFHADCIKQWLCKNLCPICKTTGLTK, encoded by the exons ATGGGGCAGATACGCAATGTCTTGGATCTCATGCGTAGGGGTGAGAACTTGCGTTTTGAG GATGTTATGATCCTTGATCAATCAGTATTTCTTGGGGTAGCTGATATTCATGACCGGCATAGGGATATGCGGCTCGATGTTGATAACATGTCTTATGAG GAGTTATTGGCTCTGGAAGAGCGAATTGGTAATGTAAGCACAGGGTTGAGTGAGGAAGCCATATTAAACCGTCTGAAACGACAAAAGTACTCTAGTACACCAGGAGCTCAGTCAGAGGCAGAACCGTGTTGTATTTGTCAG GAAGAATATAATGATGGAGAAAATCTTGGGACACTGGAATGTGGCCACAACTTCCATGCCGATTGCATTAAACAATGGTTGTGCAAAAACTTGTGCCCCATTTGTAAAACAACTGGTCTGACTAAATGA